The proteins below are encoded in one region of Apium graveolens cultivar Ventura chromosome 4, ASM990537v1, whole genome shotgun sequence:
- the LOC141720242 gene encoding serine/threonine-protein kinase nak1-like, with translation MNYNSRSSSEPLPLSSSRHSPFNSPSHSAPLPQSSTPSSRSVSPLPRSPSISPSPSSLPQIQDIATPLTFNLLPPCPITENPPSYFTGENQLNYYFVKEMIGFSGDSPVYRAPFGCEPFEIPVAVMPVNQNDGEYRYVVSKINQNRAVDDANVLAVREEVNVEGRLWLVFDYVGPSARVLYPQGASLPVISHILFNTVKALVSIHAKMLVHGDVNTGNIYVQQGPPFLCKLGFGATKHVCLQTPYHPHFLSFSDVCQWGDAPEVYPRMNARTCSSDVWQLGVTAMELAMGNVWVKDRISFTNFVRSVTKEWNFGVLEDADFKKFLVDCLNDNPETRPTSEQLLSHDLFRNKHL, from the coding sequence ATGAATTACAATTCACGATCTTCTTCAGAACCTTTACCCTTATCTTCATCGAGACATTCACCCTTTAACTCGCCGAGTCATTCAGCCCCATTGCCGCAGAGCTCAACACCGAGTTCACGGAGTGTTTCTCCGCTGCCGAGATCACCGAGCATTTCTCCATCACCGAGCTCATTGCCGCAGATTCAAGATATTGCAACGCCTCTCACATTCAATTTACTTCCACCATGCCCCATAACTGAAAACCCTCCTTCCTACTTTACTGGTGAAAACCAACTAAATTATTATTTTGTTAAAGAGATGATCGGATTTTCAGGAGACTCACCGGTCTACCGTGCCCCATTTGGGTGTGAACCCTTTGAAATCCCAGTTGCTGTAATGCCGGTTAATCAGAATGATGGAGAATATCGGTATGTTGTGAGCAAGATTAATCAGAATCGGGCTGTGGATGATGCAAATGTATTGGCTGTTAGAGAAGAAGTGAACGTCGAAGGGCGTTTGTGGTTGGTTTTTGACTATGTGGGTCCTTCTGCTCGTGTCTTGTATCCACAAGGAGCTTCGTTACCTGTGATTTCTCATATTCTGTTCAACACAGTTAAAGCTCTTGTTTCCATTCATGCAAAAATGTTGGTTCATGGTGACGTGAATACCGGGAATATCTATGTTCAGCAAGGACCTCCTTTTTTGTGTAAGCTGGGATTTGGCGCTACGAAACACGTATGCTTGCAGACCCCTTATCATCCACATTTTCTGTCATTTTCCGATGTTTGCCAATGGGGAGATGCTCCGGAGGTTTATCCTAGGATGAATGCTAGAACTTGTTCTTCAGATGTATGGCAGTTGGGGGTGACTGCAATGGAATTGGCTATGGGAAATGTATGGGTAAAAGATCGCATAAGTTTCACTAATTTTGTTCGTTCTGTAACAAAAGAATGGAATTTTGGTGTTCTGGAGGATGCTGACTTCAAGAAATTTCTGGTTGATTGTTTGAATGACAATCCGGAGACGAGGCCAACATCCGAGCAGCTACTTTCTCACGACCTTTTTCGAAATAAACATCTTTGA
- the LOC141720244 gene encoding uncharacterized protein LOC141720244: MWLNAGNSDLENKTIADFSKWQLAVGDGKETNISPSPDTGEMSGMVTSGDPLQKLFEVTYPDFIQNISSHEYLRSRAILTPTNIMVDEINTTILEKISGMVYTYLSQDLIDDAGDDDNDFRSIFPVEYLNSINMPCIPKHELKLKVGFIVMLMRNLNQIMGLCNGTRMIVKSCGKNSIECEILCGSLVGTKHLIPRIEMIPSDTNWPFEFKRVQFLIQICYAMMINKSQGQSLDTVGLYLPKAAFSHGHIYVSLSKVTRPEGLHILIDSCDGISTDITNNVVFEEVFYNLPSVDN; encoded by the coding sequence ATGTGGCTTAATGCAGGAAATAGTGATTTGGAGAACAAAACCATTGCGGACTTTAGCAAGTGGCAGCTTGCTGTCGGTGATGGCAAAGAAACCAATATTTCTCCAAGTCCAGACACTGGTGAAATGTCCGGAATGGTTACGTCCGGAGATCCACTCCAGAAGCTTTTTGAAGTGACGTACCCAGATTTTATACAAAATATCTCTTCACATGAATACCTCAGATCAAGGGCCATACTCACACCTACCAATATCATGGTGGATGAGATTAATACAACGATACTTGAAAAAATTTCTGGCATGGTTTACACTTATCTGAGTCAGGATTTAATTGATGATGCAGGTGATGATGATAATGATTTCAGATCCATTTTTCCAGTTGAGTATCTAAACTCTATCAATATGCCTTGCATTCCTAAGCATGAGTTAAAATTGAAGGTAGGTTTTATCGTCATGCTTATGAGAAACTTAAACCAGATCATGGGATTATGCAATGGTACAAGAATGATTGTGAAATCCTGTGGGAAGAACAGTATTGAATGTGAGATTTTGTGTGGCTCTCTTGTTGGAACGAAACATCTAATACCTAGAATTGAGATGATTCCAAGTGACACGAATTGGCCGTTTGAATTTAAACGCGTTCAGTTTCTGATTCAAATATGTTATGCCATGATGATTAACAAAAGTCAGGGACAATCACTTGATACAGTTGGGCTTTACCTTCCTAAAGCAGCTTTCTCGCACGGACACATTTATGTTTCTTTATCCAAAGTGACACGACCTGAAGGCCTCCATATTCTCATAGATAGTTGTGATGGTATTAGCACAGATATCACAAATAATGTAGTTTTTGAGGAAGTATTTTACAATCTTCCAAGTGTAGACAATTGA
- the LOC141720243 gene encoding uncharacterized protein LOC141720243 codes for MRVRRKNCSFKEHKIFLSTLTDDPTISESIVHKPVGTTSPSHASQTSGKRKNRLCEKSPRDRELLDNYPYTRPGNTSRSYGSQISGVQINGETCATPDTPCVHKLRPMGFEGSSTYDTSSVKSYYERGESSGSKNLLGEFNNVEDCDSSDSDCISTGDCDDVDVHDFDNTVTKWIEYLDVGDPDRICSKCQAIMWNHERNNKKATKKPPTFSLCCKNGQIILEKEKQPPQPLASLHTGGSRFRHFKENIRMYNCMFAMSSTGGQIDRSINRGGAPYCFKVKGVNYHSMGSFVPLDGEIPKFCQLYIYDTEDEVHNRINAVKGGRDVVDEEIVELLLEMLDKHNRLVKGFRMARERISQNPVDEFRLVLISSSSASSRPNHIGPSNEVAGLIVTDEYAKGCRDTIIHSRTNGLERIFETDPRFMQLQYPILFPHGDIGYYRQIHLNKPNQKNQKQRQNTEDEDSDEKGEREFIMMKEYYNYKLMIRPSEGRLWQQYVVNAFTAIEQYRLDWIRGHQTTIHSDMYHNIRDALNKGDINPENVSKATILPASFTGSKRYMNQYFKDAMAICQTLGHPSLFLMMTTNTKWPEIQRMLKFLPGVDVVDTPDVVARVFKMKVDQILDQIKSKNCFGRCIGVMHVIEFQKRGLPHAHMLIWLHPNDRPKIIEQIDKMVSAEIPVPSIDPVGYESVKNYMIHGPCGTDCVNSPCMVKGRCIKHFPKRYNSHTYFDDCGFPIYKRGKTGITVKKKGIDLEVFDNAGTKKSKLEAWFDANKTYAEAPNLTYSEFPSKFTWHPQPGIWKQRKIGDVIGRLAEVHSSSGELLYLRMLLLRIKGAVCFDDLKTVNGHVYNSFHEACAALGILQNDQQWHEAIEKGGVFFVYGSGGCGKTFLWQTLCCRLRSEHKIVLLIASCGIAAVLPPGGRTAHSRFHIPLKLDENCFTGLRHGTNISELLQRTDLIIWDEAPMQHRHAFECVDRSLRDIMFAIDKSRAKKPFGGITIIFGGNFRQILHVISKASRAQVVCSTLNKSKL; via the exons ATGAGGGTGCGTCGAAAGAACTGCAGTTttaaggaacacaagatattcctGAGTACACTGACGGATGATCCAACTATTAGCGAAAGCATTGTGCACAAGCCTGTGGGAACTACATCACCTTCACATGCTTCTCAAACATCAG GTAAAAGAAAAAATAGGCTGTGCGAAAAGAGTCCGCGTGACAGAGAATTACTCGATAATTATCCATACACCCGACCTGGAAACACTTCACGTTCATACGGTTCTCAAATATCAG GTGTACAGATAAATGGAGAAACATGCGCAACTCCTGATACTCCATGCGTTCATAAATTACGACCCATGGGATTTGAAG GTTCTTCAACATATGATACATCTTCCGTAAAAAGTTATTATGAGCGAGGAGAAAGTTCAGGTTCTAAGAACTTATTAGGAGAATTTAACAATGTTGAAGATTGTGACAGCAGTGATAGTGATTGTATATCTACCG GTGATTGTGACGATGTTGATGTACATGATTTTGACAATACTGTTACTAAGTGGATTGAGTACCTCGATGTCGGTGATCCTGATAGAATTTGTTCAAAGTGTCAGGCCATCATGTGGAATCATGAAAGAAACAATAAAAAAGCGACCAAAAAGCCTCCAACTTTCTCTCTTTGTTGTAAAAATGGTCAGATAATTCTTGAGAAAGAAAAGCAACCACCCCAGCCTCTCGCTTCACTCCATACTGGTGGATCCCGTTTTAGGCATTTCAAGGAAAATATTAGAATGTACAACTGTATGTTTGCCATGTCTTCCACCGGAGGTCAAATTGATCGTAGTATCAATCGTGGCGGTGCTCCTTACTGTTTCAAGGTAAAAGGTGTAAATTACCACAGTATGGGAAGCTTTGTACCACTTGATGGTGAGATCCCCAAATTCTGTCAACTCTACATATATGACACTGAAGATGAAGTACATAACAGAATAAATGCCGTTAAGGGAGGACGCGATGTCGTGGATGAAGAAATCGTTGAGTTATTGTTAGAAATGTTGGATAAACATAATCGTTTGGTCAAAGGTTTTCGTATGGCACGTGAAAGAATTAGTCAGAATCCAGTTGATGAATTTAGATTGGTTCTAATATCTTCGTCTTCCGCATCTAGTCGACCTAACCATATTGGTCCATCGAATGAAGTTGCCGGGTTGATTGTCACTGACGAGTATGCTAAAGGATGCAGGGATACAATAATCCATTCGAGAACCAATGGATTGGAGAGAATTTTTGAAACAGATCCACGGTTTATGCAGCTTCAGTATCCTATTCTTTTTCCTCATGGAGACATCGGATATTACCGTCAAATCCATTTAAACAAACcaaatcaaaaaaatcagaaacAACGTCAGAATACCGAAGATGAAGATTCGGATGAAAAAGGGGAGAGAGAGTTCATCATGATGAAAGAATATTACAATTATAAACTCATGATACGGCCTTCAGAAG GACGTTTATGGCAGCAATATGTTGTTAACGCATTTACTGCGATTGAGCAATACAGACTTGACTGGATCAGAGGTCATCAGACCACAATTCATTCTGATATGTACCACAACATACGAGATGCACTAAACAAGGGTGACATCAATCCTGAAAATGTCAGCAAGGCAACAATTTTACCAGCCTCCTTCACTGGCAGTAAAAGATACATGAACCAGTATTTCAAGGATGCAATGGCAATTTGTCAAACACTTGGACACCCATCATTGTTCCTTATGATGACCACTAACACAAAATGGCCTGAAATTCAGAGGATGTTAAAATTTCTACCTGGTGTTGATGTTGTTGACACACCCGACGTTGTTGCAAGGGTATTTAAAATGAAAGTTGACCAAATTCTTGATCAAATAAAAAGTAAGAACTGCTTTGGACGTTGTATTGGAG TAATGCACGTCATAGAGTTTCAAAAGCGTGGATTGCCACATGCTCACATGCTAATATGGTTGCATCCAAACGATCGTCCCAAAATAATTGAACAAATAGATAAAAtggtttctgcagaaattcctgTCCCAAGTATTGATCCAGTTGGTTACGAATCTGTCAAGAATTACATGATCCATGGACCATGTGGCACTGACTGTGTCAATTCTCCGTGTATGGTTAAAGGCCGTTGTATTAAACATTTTCCTAAAAG GTATAATTCTCACACATACTTTGATGACTGTGGCTTTCCTATCTATAAGAGGGGGAAAACTGGAATTACCGTAAAGAAAAAGGGAATTGACCTG GAAGTTTTCGACAATGCTGGAACAAAGAAAAGCAAATTAGAAGCATGGTTTGATGCAAATAAAACATATGCAGAGGCCCCAAATTTAACCTATTCAGAATTTCCAAGCAAGTTTACATGGCATCCACAACCTGGTATCTGGAAACAGAGAAAAATAGGTGATGTCATCGGTAGGCTTGCTGAAGTACATTCATCTAGCGGTGAACTATTATATCTCCGCATGCTCCTGCTCAGGATTAAAGGTGCTGTATGTTTTGATGATTTGAAGACAGTCAACGGCCATGTCTATAACTCCTTTCATGAAGCTTGTGCCGCGCTAGGTATCCTCCAGAACGACCAGCAATGGCATGAAGCTATAG AAAAAGGTGGTGTTTTCTTTGTTTACGGAAGTGGAGGATGTGGAAAGACTTTCTTGTGGCAGACACTGTGTTGTCGATTACGATCAGAGCATAAGATTGTGCTTCTTATTGCCTCATGTGGTATAGCTGCTGTGTTGCCTCCTGGTGGAAGAACCGCACACTCCCGCTTTCACATTCCACTCAAGCTTGATGAAAATTGTTTTACCGGTTTAAGACACGGGACTAATATTTCTGAGCTACTTCAGCGAACTGATTTAATAATTTGGGACGAGGCTCCTATGCAACATCGTCATGCTTTTGAATGCGTTGATCGATCCTTGAGAGATATTATGTTTGCTATTGATAAAAGCAGAGCTAAAAAGCCATTTGGTGGTATAACCATTATTTTTGGTGGAAATTTTAGGCAGATACTTCATGTCATTTCAAAAGCGTCAAGGGCTCAAGTTGTCTGCTCTACCCTCAATAAATCCAAGCTTTGA